In Carassius carassius chromosome 5, fCarCar2.1, whole genome shotgun sequence, one genomic interval encodes:
- the LOC132141530 gene encoding apoptosis-inducing factor 1, mitochondrial-like isoform X2 — MFRCKTVWNKLAPLARASSTRCLQNARKSALRHGRRLEMVQKAQMSSGPAGGGGENTLYYALIGATCLGAGVYAYRTVSGDKERYNDRMIEIASRPKQGPQAAEALAEVLAESKEEPVAEEPTLTEPPAEELLVTEADVESTESEPVAEGLVTESNVEESVEASIPEPTVESPIREPVVEASVTEPVAEAPAVTQNEEPLAPVVESETEPTPVIIAEHVPEASSVSEIAADSKAAPAAEPIEPTAALSDVPEHAPYLLIGGGTASFAAARSIRARDPGARVLIVTEESDLPYMRPPLSKELWFSDDPKAVETLHFKQWNGKERSIYFQPPSFYVSPADLTKVENGGVAVLTGRKVVHMDVRGNKVKLSDGAEISYEKCLIATGGVPRNLQVIERAGEEVMKRTTLFRKIEDFRSLEKISGEVKSITIIGGGFLGSELACALGRRSTDAGLKVVQMFPEKGNMGKVLPEYLSNWTTEKVRKEGVSVITEAVVKNVTYKNDELEIKLKDGRLFKTDHIVAAVGLEPSVELAKSAGLEVDSDFGGYRVNSELQACSNIWVAGDAACFYDIKLGRRRVEHHDHAVVSGRLAGENMTGASKPYWHQSMFWSDLGPDVGYEAIGIVDSSLPTVGVFAKATAKDTPKAATEQSGTGIRSESETEAVAGALKSETTATPPPTQQKEDYGKGVLFYLRDQVVVGIVLWNVFNRMPIARKIIKDGEQHADLNEVAKLFNIHED, encoded by the exons ATGTTTAGGTGCAAGACAGTATGGAATAAACTGGCTCCGCTGGCCCGGGCCTCGTCCACGCGGTGTCTGCAGAATGCGAGGAAATCAG CGCTGAGACATGGGAGAAGGCTGGAGATGGTTCAGAAAGCCCAGATGTCATCCGGGCCAGCAGGAGGGGGTGGAGAAAACACACTGTATTACGCCCTGATTGGAGCAACATGTCTGGGGGCAGGAGTTTAT GCATACCGCACCGTCTCAGGGGACAAGGAAAGATATAATGATCGTATGATCGAAATTGCCAGTAGACCAAAACAAGGGCCACAAGCAGCTGAGGCTTTAg CTGAAGTTTTGGCAGAATCAAAAGAAG AGCCTGTTGCTGAAGAACCTACTCTAACAGAACCTCCTGCTGAAGAACTTCTGGTAACAGAAGCTGATGTGGAGTCCACTGAAAGCGAACCTGTTGCAGAAGGTCTAGTAACAGAATCCAATGTAGAAGAATCTGTAGAAGCTTCTATTCCTGAACCCACAGTGGAAAGCCCAATAAGAGAGCCTGTCGTTGAAGCCTCTGTAACCGAACCTGTTGCAGAAGCTCCAGCAGTTACACAGAACGAAGAGCCCTTAGCTCCTGTAGTTGAGAGTG AAACCGAGCCTACACCTGTAATCATCGCTGAGCATGTTCCGGAGGCTTCGTCTGTTTCTGAGATTG CTGCAGATTCTAAAGCAGCTCCTGCTGCTGAACCCATTGAACCCACTGCTGCTCTCTCGGATGTCCCTGAACATGCTCCCTATCTGCTGATTGGTGGAGGCACGGCTTCGTTCGCTGCAGCTAGGTCCATCCGGGCACGAGACCCTGGTGCCAGG GTGTTGATTGTAACAGAGGAGTCTGACCTGCCCTACATGAGACCTCCTCTCTCTAAAGAACTCTGGTTCTCTGATGACCCCAAAGCCGTCGAAACACTGCACTTCAAACAATGGAATGGCAAAGAGAGGAG CATTTACTTCCAGCCTCCCTCGTTCTACGTCAGTCCTGCAGATCTTACTAAAGTGGAGAATGGGGGTGTGGCTGTGCTCACAGGCCGTAAG GTGGTACACATGGATGTCAGAGGAAATAAAGTCAAACTGAGCGATGGTGCAGAGATCTCATATGAAAAGTGCCTGATTGCCACAG gtgGAGTACCTAGGAACCTGCAAGTGATTGAAAGAGCAGGAGAGGAGGTGATGAAGAGGACAACCCTCTTCAGAAAA ATTGAAGATTTTAGATCACTAGAGAAGATCTCCGGAGAGGTCAAGTCCATTACCATCATTGGTGGAGGGTTTCTTGGTAGCGAGCTAGCATGTGCCTTGGGTCGCAGAT CCACTGACGCTGGTTTAAAAGTGGTACAGATGTTCCCAGAGAAAGGCAACATGGGAAAAGTACTGCCTGAATACTTGAGTAACTGGACCACTGAAAAAGTCAGGAAAG AGGGTGTGAGCGTTATCACAGAGGCTGTAGTGAAAAATGTGACCTACAAAAATGATGAATTGGAGATCAAACTGAAGGATGGACGACTG TTTAAGACAGACCACATTGTGGCAGCAGTAGGTTTGGAGCCTAGTGTGGAACTTGCCAAATCTGCCGGGCTGGAAGTAGACTCTGATTTCGGAGGGTACCGGGTTAATTCTGAGCTCCAGGCTTGCTCCAACATCTGGGTG GCTGGAGATGCTGCATGTTTCTATGACATCAAGCTGGGCCGTCGCCGTGTAGAGCATCACGATCACGCAGTGGTCAGTGGCAGACTTGCTGGAGAGAACATGACCGGAGCCAGCAAACCTTATTGGCATCAGTCAATGTTCTG GAGTGACCTAGGTCCAGATGTAGGATATGAAGCCATCGGTATAGTGGACAGCAGTCTGCCCACCGTGGGAGTGTTTGCTAAAGCCACAGCCAAGGATACACCAAAAGCTGCAACCGAACAGTCAG GCACTGGAATCCGCTCAGAGAGCGAGACCGAGGCAGTTGCCGGGGCATTAAAGTCAGAAACAACTGCCACTCCACCTCCTACCCAGCAGAAGGAGGATTATGGGAAAGGAGTGCTATTCTACCTGAGGGACCAAGTTGTGGTCGGTATTGTACTGTGGAATGTCTTCAACAGAATGCCCATAGCGAGGAAG ATAATCAAAGATGGAGAACAACATGCTGATCTCAATGAGGTGGCCAAACTTTTCAACATCCATGAAGACTGA
- the LOC132141530 gene encoding apoptosis-inducing factor 1, mitochondrial-like isoform X3, giving the protein MFRCKTVWNKLAPLARASSTRCLQNARKSALRHGRRLEMVQKAQMSSGPAGGGGENTLYYALIGATCLGAGVYAYRTVSGDKERYNDRMIEIASRPKQGPQAAEALAEVLAESKEAADSKAAPAAEPIEPTAALSDVPEHAPYLLIGGGTASFAAARSIRARDPGARVLIVTEESDLPYMRPPLSKELWFSDDPKAVETLHFKQWNGKERSIYFQPPSFYVSPADLTKVENGGVAVLTGRKVVHMDVRGNKVKLSDGAEISYEKCLIATGGVPRNLQVIERAGEEVMKRTTLFRKIEDFRSLEKISGEVKSITIIGGGFLGSELACALGRRSTDAGLKVVQMFPEKGNMGKVLPEYLSNWTTEKVRKEGVSVITEAVVKNVTYKNDELEIKLKDGRLFKTDHIVAAVGLEPSVELAKSAGLEVDSDFGGYRVNSELQACSNIWVAGDAACFYDIKLGRRRVEHHDHAVVSGRLAGENMTGASKPYWHQSMFWSDLGPDVGYEAIGIVDSSLPTVGVFAKATAKDTPKAATEQSGTGIRSESETEAVAGALKSETTATPPPTQQKEDYGKGVLFYLRDQVVVGIVLWNVFNRMPIARKIIKDGEQHADLNEVAKLFNIHED; this is encoded by the exons ATGTTTAGGTGCAAGACAGTATGGAATAAACTGGCTCCGCTGGCCCGGGCCTCGTCCACGCGGTGTCTGCAGAATGCGAGGAAATCAG CGCTGAGACATGGGAGAAGGCTGGAGATGGTTCAGAAAGCCCAGATGTCATCCGGGCCAGCAGGAGGGGGTGGAGAAAACACACTGTATTACGCCCTGATTGGAGCAACATGTCTGGGGGCAGGAGTTTAT GCATACCGCACCGTCTCAGGGGACAAGGAAAGATATAATGATCGTATGATCGAAATTGCCAGTAGACCAAAACAAGGGCCACAAGCAGCTGAGGCTTTAg CTGAAGTTTTGGCAGAATCAAAAGAAG CTGCAGATTCTAAAGCAGCTCCTGCTGCTGAACCCATTGAACCCACTGCTGCTCTCTCGGATGTCCCTGAACATGCTCCCTATCTGCTGATTGGTGGAGGCACGGCTTCGTTCGCTGCAGCTAGGTCCATCCGGGCACGAGACCCTGGTGCCAGG GTGTTGATTGTAACAGAGGAGTCTGACCTGCCCTACATGAGACCTCCTCTCTCTAAAGAACTCTGGTTCTCTGATGACCCCAAAGCCGTCGAAACACTGCACTTCAAACAATGGAATGGCAAAGAGAGGAG CATTTACTTCCAGCCTCCCTCGTTCTACGTCAGTCCTGCAGATCTTACTAAAGTGGAGAATGGGGGTGTGGCTGTGCTCACAGGCCGTAAG GTGGTACACATGGATGTCAGAGGAAATAAAGTCAAACTGAGCGATGGTGCAGAGATCTCATATGAAAAGTGCCTGATTGCCACAG gtgGAGTACCTAGGAACCTGCAAGTGATTGAAAGAGCAGGAGAGGAGGTGATGAAGAGGACAACCCTCTTCAGAAAA ATTGAAGATTTTAGATCACTAGAGAAGATCTCCGGAGAGGTCAAGTCCATTACCATCATTGGTGGAGGGTTTCTTGGTAGCGAGCTAGCATGTGCCTTGGGTCGCAGAT CCACTGACGCTGGTTTAAAAGTGGTACAGATGTTCCCAGAGAAAGGCAACATGGGAAAAGTACTGCCTGAATACTTGAGTAACTGGACCACTGAAAAAGTCAGGAAAG AGGGTGTGAGCGTTATCACAGAGGCTGTAGTGAAAAATGTGACCTACAAAAATGATGAATTGGAGATCAAACTGAAGGATGGACGACTG TTTAAGACAGACCACATTGTGGCAGCAGTAGGTTTGGAGCCTAGTGTGGAACTTGCCAAATCTGCCGGGCTGGAAGTAGACTCTGATTTCGGAGGGTACCGGGTTAATTCTGAGCTCCAGGCTTGCTCCAACATCTGGGTG GCTGGAGATGCTGCATGTTTCTATGACATCAAGCTGGGCCGTCGCCGTGTAGAGCATCACGATCACGCAGTGGTCAGTGGCAGACTTGCTGGAGAGAACATGACCGGAGCCAGCAAACCTTATTGGCATCAGTCAATGTTCTG GAGTGACCTAGGTCCAGATGTAGGATATGAAGCCATCGGTATAGTGGACAGCAGTCTGCCCACCGTGGGAGTGTTTGCTAAAGCCACAGCCAAGGATACACCAAAAGCTGCAACCGAACAGTCAG GCACTGGAATCCGCTCAGAGAGCGAGACCGAGGCAGTTGCCGGGGCATTAAAGTCAGAAACAACTGCCACTCCACCTCCTACCCAGCAGAAGGAGGATTATGGGAAAGGAGTGCTATTCTACCTGAGGGACCAAGTTGTGGTCGGTATTGTACTGTGGAATGTCTTCAACAGAATGCCCATAGCGAGGAAG ATAATCAAAGATGGAGAACAACATGCTGATCTCAATGAGGTGGCCAAACTTTTCAACATCCATGAAGACTGA
- the LOC132141530 gene encoding apoptosis-inducing factor 1, mitochondrial-like isoform X1, whose amino-acid sequence MFRCKTVWNKLAPLARASSTRCLQNARKSALRHGRRLEMVQKAQMSSGPAGGGGENTLYYALIGATCLGAGVYAYRTVSGDKERYNDRMIEIASRPKQGPQAAEALAEVLAESKEDAARLESIPEPSSEPVKSEPVAEEPTLTEPPAEELLVTEADVESTESEPVAEGLVTESNVEESVEASIPEPTVESPIREPVVEASVTEPVAEAPAVTQNEEPLAPVVESETEPTPVIIAEHVPEASSVSEIAADSKAAPAAEPIEPTAALSDVPEHAPYLLIGGGTASFAAARSIRARDPGARVLIVTEESDLPYMRPPLSKELWFSDDPKAVETLHFKQWNGKERSIYFQPPSFYVSPADLTKVENGGVAVLTGRKVVHMDVRGNKVKLSDGAEISYEKCLIATGGVPRNLQVIERAGEEVMKRTTLFRKIEDFRSLEKISGEVKSITIIGGGFLGSELACALGRRSTDAGLKVVQMFPEKGNMGKVLPEYLSNWTTEKVRKEGVSVITEAVVKNVTYKNDELEIKLKDGRLFKTDHIVAAVGLEPSVELAKSAGLEVDSDFGGYRVNSELQACSNIWVAGDAACFYDIKLGRRRVEHHDHAVVSGRLAGENMTGASKPYWHQSMFWSDLGPDVGYEAIGIVDSSLPTVGVFAKATAKDTPKAATEQSGTGIRSESETEAVAGALKSETTATPPPTQQKEDYGKGVLFYLRDQVVVGIVLWNVFNRMPIARKIIKDGEQHADLNEVAKLFNIHED is encoded by the exons ATGTTTAGGTGCAAGACAGTATGGAATAAACTGGCTCCGCTGGCCCGGGCCTCGTCCACGCGGTGTCTGCAGAATGCGAGGAAATCAG CGCTGAGACATGGGAGAAGGCTGGAGATGGTTCAGAAAGCCCAGATGTCATCCGGGCCAGCAGGAGGGGGTGGAGAAAACACACTGTATTACGCCCTGATTGGAGCAACATGTCTGGGGGCAGGAGTTTAT GCATACCGCACCGTCTCAGGGGACAAGGAAAGATATAATGATCGTATGATCGAAATTGCCAGTAGACCAAAACAAGGGCCACAAGCAGCTGAGGCTTTAg CTGAAGTTTTGGCAGAATCAAAAGAAG ATGCTGCACGTCTGGAATCTATCCCTGAACCATCTTCAGAGCCAGTTAAGAGTG AGCCTGTTGCTGAAGAACCTACTCTAACAGAACCTCCTGCTGAAGAACTTCTGGTAACAGAAGCTGATGTGGAGTCCACTGAAAGCGAACCTGTTGCAGAAGGTCTAGTAACAGAATCCAATGTAGAAGAATCTGTAGAAGCTTCTATTCCTGAACCCACAGTGGAAAGCCCAATAAGAGAGCCTGTCGTTGAAGCCTCTGTAACCGAACCTGTTGCAGAAGCTCCAGCAGTTACACAGAACGAAGAGCCCTTAGCTCCTGTAGTTGAGAGTG AAACCGAGCCTACACCTGTAATCATCGCTGAGCATGTTCCGGAGGCTTCGTCTGTTTCTGAGATTG CTGCAGATTCTAAAGCAGCTCCTGCTGCTGAACCCATTGAACCCACTGCTGCTCTCTCGGATGTCCCTGAACATGCTCCCTATCTGCTGATTGGTGGAGGCACGGCTTCGTTCGCTGCAGCTAGGTCCATCCGGGCACGAGACCCTGGTGCCAGG GTGTTGATTGTAACAGAGGAGTCTGACCTGCCCTACATGAGACCTCCTCTCTCTAAAGAACTCTGGTTCTCTGATGACCCCAAAGCCGTCGAAACACTGCACTTCAAACAATGGAATGGCAAAGAGAGGAG CATTTACTTCCAGCCTCCCTCGTTCTACGTCAGTCCTGCAGATCTTACTAAAGTGGAGAATGGGGGTGTGGCTGTGCTCACAGGCCGTAAG GTGGTACACATGGATGTCAGAGGAAATAAAGTCAAACTGAGCGATGGTGCAGAGATCTCATATGAAAAGTGCCTGATTGCCACAG gtgGAGTACCTAGGAACCTGCAAGTGATTGAAAGAGCAGGAGAGGAGGTGATGAAGAGGACAACCCTCTTCAGAAAA ATTGAAGATTTTAGATCACTAGAGAAGATCTCCGGAGAGGTCAAGTCCATTACCATCATTGGTGGAGGGTTTCTTGGTAGCGAGCTAGCATGTGCCTTGGGTCGCAGAT CCACTGACGCTGGTTTAAAAGTGGTACAGATGTTCCCAGAGAAAGGCAACATGGGAAAAGTACTGCCTGAATACTTGAGTAACTGGACCACTGAAAAAGTCAGGAAAG AGGGTGTGAGCGTTATCACAGAGGCTGTAGTGAAAAATGTGACCTACAAAAATGATGAATTGGAGATCAAACTGAAGGATGGACGACTG TTTAAGACAGACCACATTGTGGCAGCAGTAGGTTTGGAGCCTAGTGTGGAACTTGCCAAATCTGCCGGGCTGGAAGTAGACTCTGATTTCGGAGGGTACCGGGTTAATTCTGAGCTCCAGGCTTGCTCCAACATCTGGGTG GCTGGAGATGCTGCATGTTTCTATGACATCAAGCTGGGCCGTCGCCGTGTAGAGCATCACGATCACGCAGTGGTCAGTGGCAGACTTGCTGGAGAGAACATGACCGGAGCCAGCAAACCTTATTGGCATCAGTCAATGTTCTG GAGTGACCTAGGTCCAGATGTAGGATATGAAGCCATCGGTATAGTGGACAGCAGTCTGCCCACCGTGGGAGTGTTTGCTAAAGCCACAGCCAAGGATACACCAAAAGCTGCAACCGAACAGTCAG GCACTGGAATCCGCTCAGAGAGCGAGACCGAGGCAGTTGCCGGGGCATTAAAGTCAGAAACAACTGCCACTCCACCTCCTACCCAGCAGAAGGAGGATTATGGGAAAGGAGTGCTATTCTACCTGAGGGACCAAGTTGTGGTCGGTATTGTACTGTGGAATGTCTTCAACAGAATGCCCATAGCGAGGAAG ATAATCAAAGATGGAGAACAACATGCTGATCTCAATGAGGTGGCCAAACTTTTCAACATCCATGAAGACTGA
- the glra4b gene encoding glycine receptor, alpha 4b — MFSLFWRVLLELLLVWWMFEGVIRCVFSKELKSPSTRVKPMSPSDFLDKLMGKTSGYDARIRPNFKGPPVNVTCNIFINSFGSITETTMDYRLNVFLRQQWNDPRLAYKEYPDDSLDLDPSMLDSIWKPDLFFANEKGANFHEVTTDNKLLRIFQNGNVLYSIRLTLILSCPMDLKNFPMDIQTCTMQLESFGYTMNDLIFQWLDEGPVQVADELVLPQFVLKEEKDLGYCTKHYNTGKFTCIEVKFHLERQMGYYLIQMYIPSLLTVILSWVSFWINMDAAPARVGLGITTVLTMTTQSSGSRASLPKVSYVKAIDIWMAVCLLFVFAALLEYAAVNFVSRQHKEFFRLRRKLREEQRYRAASGQTGGAEMKNKSNNVTGSTPSRSTQRHCSACAREEQLDSQSQDLYFTGYGMDSCLSGDGPLSEAASMFVGLPPGHVLFEIRRRFVERAKRIDTISRAVFPLSFLVFNVFYWITYKVLRNEDIHLALQP, encoded by the exons ATGTTTTCTTTGTTCTGGAGGGTCCTGCTGGAGCTCTTACTGGTTTGGTGGATGTTTGAAGGGGTCATCAG GTGTGTGTTTAGTAAGGAGCTGAAATCGCCCAGCACCAGGGTGAAGCCCATGTCACCATCTGATTTTCTGGATAAATTAATGGGAAAAACATCTGGATATGATGCTCGGATCAGGCCTAACTTTAAAG GTCCTCCAGTAAATGTTACTTGCAACATTTTTATCAACAGCTTTGGTTCCATCACAGAGACCAccatg GATTATCGGCTGAACGTTTTTCTACGGCAGCAGTGGAATGACCCACGGCTGGCTTATAAAGAGTATCCAGATGATTCCCTGGACCTGGACCCATCCATGCTGGACTCCATCTGGAAGCCAGACTTGTTCTTCGCCAATGAGAAAGGCGCCAACTTTCACGAGGTCACAACAGACAACAAACTGCTGAGGATTTTCCAGAATGGAAACGTACTGTATAGCATCAG ACTCACTCTGATTCTGTCGTGTCCTATGGATCTGAAGAATTTTCCAATGGACATACAGACCTGCACCATGCAGTTAGAGAGCT tTGGCTACACTATGAATGATCTGATATTTCAGTGGTTGGATGAAGGCCCTGTGCAAGTGGCTGATGAACTTGTGCTGCCCCAGTTTGTCCTGAAAGAGGAGAAAGATTTGGGATACTGTACAAAACACTACAACACTG GTAAATTCACCTGTATAGAGGTGAAATTTCATCTGGAGAGGCAGATGGGTTACTACCTGATCCAGATGTACATTCCCAGCCTCTTAACAGTTATCTTGTCTTGGGTCTCCTTCTGGATCAACATGGATGCCGCCCCGGCCCGTGTTGGCCTGGGCATCACTACAGTTCTCACAATGACGACACAGAGCTCTGGATCCAGAGCATCACTGCCTAAG GTGTCCTATGTGAAGGCCATTGACATCTGGATGGCAGTGTGCTTGCTGTTTGTCTTTGCTGCTTTGCTGGAGTACGCAGCAGTTAACTTTGTCTCTCGACAACACAAAGAATTCTTCAGACTGAGGAGAAAACTGCGGGAAGAGCAACGCTATAGAGCT GCATCTGGTCAGACTGGAGGAGCAGAGATGAAGAACAAAAGCAACAATGTTACGGGGAGTACGCCGAGCAGAAGCACACAACGCCACTGCAGTGCCTGTGCACGG GAAGAGCAGTTAGACTCACAGAGCCAGGACTTGTACTTCACGGGATACGGGATGGACAGCTGTCTGTCTGGGGATGGGCCTCTCTCTGAGGCTGCCTCCATGTTTGTGGGCCTGCCGCCGGGCCACGTTCTGTTCGAGATCCGCCGCCGCTTTGTGGAACGAGCAAAGCGGATCGACACCATCTCACGAGCCGTCTTCCCCCTCAGCTTCCTCGTTTTCAATGTCTTCTATTGGATCACGTACAAAGTTCTTAGAAATGAGGACATTCACCTTGCCCTGCAACCCTGA